Proteins encoded in a region of the Vicia villosa cultivar HV-30 ecotype Madison, WI linkage group LG5, Vvil1.0, whole genome shotgun sequence genome:
- the LOC131603729 gene encoding non-specific lipid transfer protein GPI-anchored 25-like isoform X1 has translation MGNAFFFHLFLLMLSLSFFAVTEATPPPSSRGGCTDQLTLFSPCLSYVSSLPNNLTETPSTECCNSFSSSFAPNSLCFFYLLRGNHTLGFPLNSTRLLSLSSLCLSPPPAISFLDFLCRESPILPLLDSADILVNPNNFSVTGSVSNGSGGKTVPGKGNEAGTTLYFPSSNSTTSTPSDDARDFFEFWLLCQFIAIIFRMPPLFNLNILH, from the exons ATGGGAAACGCCttcttcttccacctcttcctcctcatgcTGAGTCTGAGTTTCTTTGCCGTTACAGAAGCGACGCCGCCACCTTCATCCAGAGGAGGATGCACCGATCAGCTAACTCTATTCTCTCCGTGTCTTTCTTACGTTTCGTCTCTTCCAAACAACCTAACGGAGACACCTTCAACCGAATGCTGCAACTCTTTCTCATCGTCGTTCGCACCTAACTCCCTCTGTTTCTTCTATCTCCTCCGTGGCAATCACACCCTCGGCTTCCCTCTCAACTCCACAAGGCTTCTTTCACTCTCCTCCCTCTGCCTTTCGCCTCCACCTGCCAtctcttttcttgattttctttgccGAG AATCGCCGATTCTTCCACTTCTTGATAGCGCTGATATTTTAGTGAATCCCAACAATTTTTCAGTAACAG GGTCAGTATCAAATGGTTCAGGAGGGAAAACAGTACCCGGCAAGGGCAATGAAGCAGGGACAACATTGTACTTTCCATCGTCGAATAGTACAACTTCAACTCCTAGTGATGATGCTAGAGACTTCTTCGAATTTTGGCTACTCTGTCAATTTATTGCAATTATTTTTCGTATGCCTCCATTATTCAACCTCAACATACTCCATTAA
- the LOC131603729 gene encoding non-specific lipid transfer protein GPI-anchored 25-like isoform X2, which yields MGNAFFFHLFLLMLSLSFFAVTEATPPPSSRGGCTDQLTLFSPCLSYVSSLPNNLTETPSTECCNSFSSSFAPNSLCFFYLLRGNHTLGFPLNSTRLLSLSSLCLSPPPAISFLDFLCRGSVSNGSGGKTVPGKGNEAGTTLYFPSSNSTTSTPSDDARDFFEFWLLCQFIAIIFRMPPLFNLNILH from the exons ATGGGAAACGCCttcttcttccacctcttcctcctcatgcTGAGTCTGAGTTTCTTTGCCGTTACAGAAGCGACGCCGCCACCTTCATCCAGAGGAGGATGCACCGATCAGCTAACTCTATTCTCTCCGTGTCTTTCTTACGTTTCGTCTCTTCCAAACAACCTAACGGAGACACCTTCAACCGAATGCTGCAACTCTTTCTCATCGTCGTTCGCACCTAACTCCCTCTGTTTCTTCTATCTCCTCCGTGGCAATCACACCCTCGGCTTCCCTCTCAACTCCACAAGGCTTCTTTCACTCTCCTCCCTCTGCCTTTCGCCTCCACCTGCCAtctcttttcttgattttctttgccGAG GGTCAGTATCAAATGGTTCAGGAGGGAAAACAGTACCCGGCAAGGGCAATGAAGCAGGGACAACATTGTACTTTCCATCGTCGAATAGTACAACTTCAACTCCTAGTGATGATGCTAGAGACTTCTTCGAATTTTGGCTACTCTGTCAATTTATTGCAATTATTTTTCGTATGCCTCCATTATTCAACCTCAACATACTCCATTAA